A window of Cohnella herbarum contains these coding sequences:
- the pflA gene encoding pyruvate formate-lyase-activating protein gives MKGRIHSIDSFGTVDGPGIRFVLFMQGCALQCQFCHNPDTWDTGAGRAVTVEEILREIEPYLPYYRRSGGGITVTGGEPTLQAGFVAELFSECKRRWGLHTTLDSSGFCEVSHAKALLDVTDLVLLDLKQMNPEKHERLTSRDNERILKFAAYLSERNTPMWIRHVLIPGITDDGNDLRALGSFVEGLRGVEKLELLPYHRMGVYKWQQLGKDYPLEGVPTPTEREIERAYRLIEEGRANRRGDRAPLGRTITR, from the coding sequence ATGAAAGGCAGAATCCACTCCATTGATTCCTTCGGTACCGTCGACGGACCGGGAATACGCTTCGTGCTTTTCATGCAAGGGTGCGCGCTACAATGCCAATTTTGCCACAATCCGGATACTTGGGACACGGGAGCCGGCAGAGCCGTAACGGTGGAAGAAATCTTGAGGGAGATCGAACCGTATTTGCCTTATTATCGCCGGTCCGGAGGCGGGATTACCGTAACGGGAGGAGAGCCGACGCTTCAAGCGGGATTCGTAGCGGAGCTCTTCTCCGAGTGCAAGCGTAGATGGGGTCTTCATACGACGCTTGATTCATCGGGGTTTTGCGAGGTTAGCCATGCGAAGGCGCTTCTCGACGTTACGGATTTGGTGCTGCTCGATCTGAAGCAAATGAACCCCGAGAAGCATGAGAGATTAACGAGCAGGGACAATGAGAGGATACTTAAGTTCGCCGCTTATTTGTCCGAGCGGAACACGCCGATGTGGATCCGCCACGTGCTTATTCCCGGCATAACGGATGACGGCAACGATCTGCGCGCTCTCGGTTCCTTTGTCGAGGGGCTGCGCGGAGTAGAGAAGTTGGAATTGCTTCCGTACCATCGGATGGGCGTGTACAAGTGGCAACAACTCGGCAAAGATTATCCGCTGGAAGGCGTTCCGACGCCGACGGAACGAGAGATCGAGCGTGCCTATCGGCTTATCGAAGAAGGGAGGGCTAATCGCCGAGGAGATCGCGCGCCGCTTGGAAGAACGATAACCCGTTAA
- a CDS encoding TerB family tellurite resistance protein: MFLHFLQSQEHKEAFLELARVVAKADGYVSGNEARNLRAFRIEMGMEEDAKQVTPFPSKRELSEIIGGIREEQIKNVFFAEILLLVFADGDYSDDEKEIVLEMKRLFGYSEEIYEKFKDWVIRQDQVKIEGMKLILDPTF; encoded by the coding sequence TTGTTTTTACATTTTCTTCAGTCGCAAGAACATAAAGAAGCCTTTCTGGAATTGGCACGAGTCGTCGCAAAAGCCGATGGTTACGTAAGCGGGAACGAAGCGCGGAATTTACGGGCTTTCAGGATAGAGATGGGCATGGAGGAAGACGCTAAGCAGGTAACCCCGTTTCCTTCGAAGAGGGAGCTTTCCGAGATTATCGGCGGCATACGGGAGGAGCAGATCAAGAACGTCTTCTTCGCGGAAATTCTTCTGCTCGTATTCGCGGATGGCGATTATAGCGACGACGAGAAAGAGATCGTTCTGGAGATGAAACGGCTATTCGGTTATTCGGAAGAAATCTACGAGAAGTTCAAGGATTGGGTCATTCGCCAAGATCAAGTGAAGATCGAGGGAATGAAGCTGATATTGGACCCGACTTTCTGA
- a CDS encoding fibronectin type III domain-containing protein has translation MKSKKWLVAFIALMLLIPAMSANAATGAYVTNVTSNSLTLSWTLQPGENYVYVYKDGSLYSTMAGNGINVTGLSPCTTYNFNVVSGQSGYTSTSTIATTLGCDPTPTAPVITYTTGPFYNINLSWTSTNATNYDIYKDNAFVANTTNTSYTISGSMSTTHAIKIVAKNNTGQSASSTIYVTSPGFSNSWTATLNAGNIRVGTAIANQSYTTSTTMYMDLYRVTASGDVFVASTSVYLNPSQSTGGWYNLAYGQPAGTYKITLHSAYATTSGVSLGNF, from the coding sequence ATGAAATCGAAGAAATGGCTAGTCGCTTTTATTGCCCTTATGCTGCTGATTCCGGCGATGTCGGCTAATGCTGCGACAGGAGCTTACGTAACGAACGTCACATCCAATTCATTGACCTTGTCGTGGACGCTTCAGCCCGGGGAAAATTATGTTTATGTTTATAAGGACGGGTCCTTGTATTCCACAATGGCGGGGAATGGCATCAACGTTACGGGGCTCAGCCCTTGCACGACGTATAATTTCAATGTTGTCAGCGGCCAGAGCGGGTATACCAGCACTTCGACAATCGCAACGACATTGGGCTGCGATCCGACTCCAACCGCTCCGGTAATTACGTATACGACCGGCCCTTTTTACAATATCAATCTTTCATGGACTTCGACGAACGCGACCAACTACGACATTTACAAGGATAACGCGTTCGTGGCCAACACGACAAACACGTCCTACACGATTTCGGGCTCGATGAGCACGACCCATGCGATTAAAATCGTCGCCAAAAATAATACGGGACAGTCGGCTTCTTCAACGATTTACGTCACGTCTCCCGGATTCTCCAATTCATGGACGGCAACATTAAACGCAGGAAACATCAGAGTAGGTACGGCAATAGCCAACCAAAGCTATACGACTTCCACGACCATGTATATGGATCTGTATCGCGTAACGGCTTCGGGAGACGTATTCGTAGCAAGCACAAGCGTATATCTTAACCCTTCGCAATCGACGGGAGGCTGGTACAATCTGGCCTACGGCCAGCCGGCGGGAACGTACAAAATCACGCTCCATTCCGCTTATGCCACGACGTCCGGAGTTTCATTGGGGAATTTCTAA
- a CDS encoding C40 family peptidase, with translation MLKKFGSIALTGLLLAQAAPIHAAEKNDPSDVYMDGKKLALTTDPVIVNGSTLVPMRSLFEAHGIAIDWDNGTQTVNATKPGMNFTYRIGETSAYLNKDRIPVSQPGRILNGFTMVPLRFISETLGDLVQWHAYSGDITISSSREYKNTVIYGVNLRVSPDTASDAPVTRMLAKGEKIQVLRAIDANWLEVRTQDDKIGFVSAKPQYTDYSNAELTELRGDELIAFGERYLGVPYEFGADPDQTLTFDCSSFVHHVFNEVLSIDLPRVSYNQAKEGKEVGLDELRKGDLLFFGARGLEIGHVGIYAGDNRILHTFSKDKGVHVADFDEKWKKRFVTARRLF, from the coding sequence ATGCTTAAAAAATTCGGTTCGATCGCGTTAACGGGATTGCTGCTCGCGCAGGCGGCTCCAATCCACGCGGCAGAGAAGAACGATCCGTCGGACGTCTATATGGACGGTAAGAAACTAGCGCTAACTACCGATCCCGTTATCGTGAACGGCAGCACTCTCGTTCCTATGCGCTCCTTATTCGAGGCGCACGGAATCGCAATCGATTGGGATAACGGAACTCAGACCGTGAATGCGACGAAACCCGGGATGAACTTTACATATCGTATCGGAGAAACGTCAGCGTACTTAAATAAAGATCGAATCCCGGTTTCCCAACCCGGGAGGATCCTTAACGGCTTTACTATGGTTCCTCTGAGGTTCATTAGCGAGACGCTCGGCGATCTCGTCCAATGGCACGCGTACTCCGGCGACATTACGATCTCGTCCTCGCGGGAGTATAAGAATACGGTCATTTACGGTGTGAATTTGAGAGTTTCACCCGATACCGCGTCGGATGCGCCCGTGACCCGGATGCTTGCCAAAGGAGAGAAGATTCAAGTTCTTCGAGCGATCGACGCGAATTGGTTGGAAGTGCGCACGCAGGACGATAAAATCGGTTTCGTCTCGGCCAAGCCCCAATACACCGATTACTCGAATGCTGAGTTGACCGAGCTTCGAGGGGATGAGCTGATCGCTTTCGGTGAGCGGTATTTGGGCGTTCCATACGAGTTCGGGGCGGATCCCGACCAAACGTTAACGTTCGATTGTTCCTCGTTCGTCCATCATGTGTTCAACGAAGTATTGTCCATCGACCTGCCGCGCGTTTCCTATAATCAAGCCAAGGAAGGAAAAGAAGTCGGATTGGACGAGCTCCGCAAAGGAGATTTGCTGTTTTTCGGCGCCCGGGGGCTTGAAATCGGACATGTCGGCATTTACGCGGGAGACAACCGGATTCTCCATACGTTCTCCAAGGATAAGGGCGTGCATGTCGCCGATTTCGACGAGAAGTGGAAAAAACGGTTCGTTACGGCTCGGCGGCTTTTTTAA
- a CDS encoding prenyltransferase produces MAQRSRQEVLEYLSRAEVAAVGTSNMGSPRQRMMHFAADEEFQFYLTSTKGDPKVIQWINIPETAMLIHQGATFMEMEECEIIGRAEVLKEEKDRNKAIELLVNRSPIVGQFHQIGALDRLEFIRVKPFTVKYRYVPEILQGEPPTVFDFEENREKVSVWDDVRAKARAWKEAVRPLSLTAALVPILLGGALALSGSAEFNVLHFILTLFGAIMIQAGTNMINDWKDAERDGENRTGIRPFTGGSRMIQLGLISRADMCFFGLALSIGAALIGIYLVAVSGWGLIPLILYGIIAGLFYTNNKGKFSFINMAPGIAEFLIATTYGVFMTMGAFYVQTGHYSMQALLISLPVALFISNVLLINQFPDAESDAKSDKKTLVVRLGKKQAKNVLIAGFIAGYAIIGILPLLGYGPLTLYFAFLSVPFAIQAIRYAHRYYDKNATDLIPSNAHTAINHLFNGLLLVFAFLLGAVNLVVPVLYLLASFALVFWVWNYIERQRKVMNDFKVAFRK; encoded by the coding sequence ATGGCGCAACGAAGCAGGCAGGAAGTGCTCGAGTATCTGAGCCGGGCGGAGGTAGCCGCGGTCGGTACTTCCAATATGGGATCGCCTCGCCAGAGGATGATGCATTTCGCCGCGGACGAGGAGTTCCAGTTTTACTTAACGAGCACGAAGGGCGATCCGAAGGTCATTCAATGGATTAATATCCCGGAAACCGCGATGCTCATCCACCAAGGGGCCACCTTCATGGAGATGGAGGAGTGCGAAATCATCGGCCGGGCGGAAGTGTTGAAGGAAGAGAAGGATCGGAACAAAGCGATCGAACTGCTCGTCAACCGTTCTCCGATCGTTGGGCAATTTCATCAAATCGGAGCCCTCGATCGGTTGGAATTTATTCGGGTGAAGCCGTTTACGGTCAAATATCGCTATGTGCCGGAAATTCTGCAGGGCGAACCCCCGACGGTGTTCGATTTCGAAGAAAACCGGGAAAAGGTGAGCGTGTGGGACGACGTGAGAGCGAAGGCGCGGGCTTGGAAAGAGGCCGTTCGCCCGTTGTCGCTGACCGCGGCGTTAGTGCCGATTTTATTAGGCGGGGCGTTGGCTTTGTCAGGATCGGCGGAGTTTAACGTGCTTCACTTTATTTTGACCTTATTCGGGGCAATCATGATTCAGGCAGGTACGAATATGATCAACGATTGGAAAGACGCGGAACGGGACGGCGAAAATCGAACCGGAATCCGGCCGTTCACGGGCGGTTCCAGGATGATCCAGCTCGGATTGATCTCGCGGGCGGACATGTGTTTCTTCGGGTTGGCATTATCGATCGGCGCCGCTTTGATCGGGATTTATTTAGTCGCCGTTAGCGGTTGGGGATTGATCCCGCTTATCTTATACGGAATCATTGCCGGTTTATTCTATACGAACAACAAGGGGAAATTCTCGTTCATCAATATGGCTCCGGGTATCGCCGAGTTCCTTATCGCAACGACTTACGGCGTATTCATGACCATGGGAGCGTTCTACGTGCAAACGGGCCACTACTCGATGCAGGCGTTGCTGATCTCGCTTCCCGTCGCGCTATTCATAAGCAACGTCCTGTTAATCAACCAGTTCCCGGACGCGGAATCCGACGCGAAGTCGGATAAGAAAACGCTGGTCGTGCGTCTCGGCAAAAAACAAGCTAAAAACGTATTGATCGCCGGATTCATAGCCGGCTACGCGATCATCGGTATTTTGCCGCTGCTCGGCTACGGACCGTTAACGCTTTACTTTGCTTTTCTATCCGTTCCTTTCGCGATTCAGGCAATCCGATACGCGCATCGGTATTACGACAAGAACGCTACGGATCTCATCCCCAGCAACGCGCATACGGCCATCAACCATTTGTTCAACGGTTTGCTTCTCGTATTCGCTTTTCTGTTGGGAGCGGTAAACCTTGTCGTGCCCGTGTTATATTTATTGGCATCCTTTGCGCTAGTGTTCTGGGTGTGGAATTATATCGAGCGGCAGAGAAAAGTAATGAACGACTTTAAAGTCGCTTTCCGAAAATAA
- a CDS encoding copper homeostasis protein CutC translates to MILEVIATSVRDARLAQENGANRIELISGIVEGGVTPSYGLVKEVVKAVDIPVNVMLRPHANSFVYDADDLAVMRRDVRAIQACGAAGFVMGMLTLDNRIDERALEMLLSETGTLPVTFHRAFDELEDRHAALQLLSRYPTIRRVLTSGGKPSVLDAKPEIAELVKLCEGQSIEILAGSGLNVESLDEFIKQTKVAEVHMGTGVRVNGRALEPIDPNKLQAAAAITSRYN, encoded by the coding sequence ATGATCCTAGAAGTAATTGCAACAAGCGTAAGGGATGCCAGATTGGCTCAGGAAAATGGAGCTAACCGAATAGAGCTCATCTCCGGCATCGTCGAAGGCGGAGTAACGCCTAGTTACGGGTTGGTTAAAGAGGTCGTGAAGGCGGTCGACATTCCCGTTAACGTGATGCTGCGTCCTCATGCGAACAGCTTCGTCTACGACGCGGACGACTTAGCGGTCATGAGACGCGATGTTCGGGCCATTCAGGCGTGCGGAGCCGCGGGTTTCGTGATGGGGATGCTGACGCTGGACAACCGGATTGACGAGAGGGCATTGGAGATGCTGCTTAGCGAAACGGGGACTTTGCCCGTTACGTTCCATCGCGCGTTCGATGAGCTCGAAGATCGGCACGCGGCGCTGCAACTGTTGAGCCGGTATCCGACGATCCGTAGAGTTCTGACCTCGGGCGGCAAACCCAGCGTTCTGGACGCGAAACCTGAGATCGCGGAGTTGGTAAAGTTATGCGAAGGACAATCTATCGAGATCTTGGCCGGCAGCGGACTTAACGTGGAATCGTTGGATGAATTCATTAAGCAGACGAAAGTCGCGGAAGTTCATATGGGCACGGGAGTGAGAGTGAACGGCCGAGCGCTTGAACCGATCGATCCGAATAAACTGCAAGCGGCCGCCGCGATCACTAGTC